The genomic segment GTGCCCGCTCCGTCGTACGTGGCACCTAAGGGATACGCCTGCCCAGGCCAGACCTGCATGTATACGACTCTTCCACTCACGCCCCCTCGACTTGGGGCCACTTCGGCCAGAGTGTGCCCGAAAGTGGGGCAACCACCCAGGAGTTGTACCCGTCTAACCGTCTGACCACATACTCGGCATGCCCATGAATGGGGCGCCAGGGGAGTAGGGGGAGTAGTGCGAGACATAGTCAGACGCCACCTGGGGAAGGTGGTGGCCGGCACGACGGTCGCGGTCGCCGCGGCAGCCGTGCTGGTGGGCGTCAATCTGTCGGGGTCCGAGGCGGGCGGCTCGGGGGACCGTCAGGCCAACGCGGCGGCGGCGCAGCAGGACGCCGTGGCGAAGGATGGTGTCGTGGAGGCGGCGCCCGAGGAAGGCGCGAAAGGCGTCGGCAGCGACCCGCTGACCGATGAGGAGATCGAGCGGGCCGAGAAGGCCTCGGTGTCGGGCCCGCTGCGCTCCAGCGCCCGGGACGTCGAGGGGGACCGCGGGCCGCAGCTGCTGTCCACCAACCTCAGCGAACCGGACCCGAACGGCGGCGACGCGCCGCGCAGCGCCGAGGTCGTGTACTACGACTACAAGAAGGACACCGTCATCACCAAGACGGTCAACCTGGAGACCGGCAAGGTGGCCGACACGGTCACCACCAAGAACGTGCAGCCACCGCCCAGCCAGGAAGAGCTGGCCGAGGGCGCCAGGCTGCTGATCGCCGACCCGCTCGGCAAGGGCCTGAAGAAGGACTTCAAGCACGCCACGGGCAAGGCGCTCACCGGCCCCGACCAGCTGCAGCTGAGCGGCATGGTCTTCCGCAAGGAGACGGTGAAGCGCGTGCCGTCCAGCCTCGGCGACTGCGGCAAGAACCGGTGCCTGCAGGTCGTCACCAAGGTCAAGAGCGGCCCGTGGATCGACACCAGGGCCCTCGTCGTCGACCTGAGCACCCGCACGGTGGGCCGCCTCGGCTGATCCCGGCCACCCGCTCACGACACCACACGCCACCTTCTCCTCGGACGAGGGAGTCCACTTCACCATGCACGTCAACAGACTTTCGCGCGCCCGAAAGAGGGCCACGATGGCCCTCGCGGTCTCCGCGCTCGTCGGCGGCGCCGTCACCGTCGCCGGACCCGCGACTGCGGCCCCGCGGGCCCCGCAGGCGCCGACCGCCGCGGCCGACTGCAGCGACGCGTACAAGATCGAGCAGACCGTCGACGGCGGCACGACCTGGCGCATGTGCTGGCACTACAACACGCTCTCCGGCCTGATCCTCGACAAGATCAGCTACCAGCCGAAGGGTGAGGCGAAGCCCATCCCGGTCCTCACCAGCGCCCGGCTCGCCCAGGTCCACGTCCCCTACGACGACGGCCAGGCCGAGTACGACGACGTCACCGGCACCGACTTCGGCCAGGCCCTGCAGAACCTCAACCCCGGCGAGTGCCCCGGCGGCACCATCAAGACCGTCAAGGTCCCGCACCGCGGCGACGTGAAGGGTCTGTGCGCCACCACGCGCGCGCGTGGGCACGCCTACCGCCTCAACGACGACGCGAGCACCGGCGGTACCGGAAAGACCTACACGGGCCAGGGCAAGGACCTCCTCGTCTACACCGTGAACAAGGCCTCCTGGTACGAGTACATAACGGAGTGGCGCTTCTCCTCCGACGGCACCATCACCTCCAACGTCGGCGCCACCGGCAGTCTCTCGCCGTACGACTACGACGGCGGCGACGACCGCGGCTGGCCGATCGGCAAGGGCGACCAGGCCAAGGCCGAGAGCCACGCCCACAACGTCTTCTGGCGCCTCAACTTCGGCCTCGACGGCTCCCCGAAGGCCAAGGTCGAGCAGTACGACTCCAAGGTCACCCCGCCCACCGGCGACGGCAGCCCCACCACGAAGACCACCCGCACCAAGGTCACCAAGGAGCTCGCCGGCGACCGCAAGGACATGCGCTGGTGGCGTGTGGTCAGCAACACGGGCAAGAACAAGGACGGCCACCCGCGCTCGTACGAGATCGTGCCGGGCCCCAGCAACAAGCACGCGGGCCGCGAGTTCACCAAGCACGACGTGTACTTCACCCAGTACAAGAAGTGCGAGCAGTACGCGAGCAACAACATCGGCTGCCCCAACGGCACCCCGGACAGCGTCGACAAGTGGGTGAACGGCCAGGCCATGGACCACCCGGTCACCTGGGTCCACATCGGCTTCCACCACATCGCGCGTGACGAGGACCAGCAGCCGATGCCGGTCCACTGGCAGGGCTTCTCGCTGGCCGCGCGCGACGTGACCGCTATGAGCCCGCTCACTCCGCAGGATCTCGCCAACCAGAACGGCCAGCCGCCGCTGGGCGGTTGAGAAACTGCCCGGCCCATCGGGCTGCACCGCCCGCCGCTCCCGGAGTACCCTTCCTTGATCGTTGACCGGGGGAGTGTTCGCGGGAGCGGAAGGCGGTGCGCGGGTGAGCTCGGGCGGGCGGGAGCTGCCCCCTGGTGACGAGGGTCACGAGGGGAGCTCCGCGGACGTACCCCCTGGAGCGGTGTCCCTGGCCCGGCCGATGGAGATGGAATCTCAGATCGGACCGGAACTGGACTGGGACGCCGACGCCTGGCGCGAGGTCCGTACGCGCGCGCAGCGCGCGGGGCGGGCCTACATCTGGCTGAACCTGGTGGAGCAGCGGCTGCGCGCGGTCGTGGCCGCTGTTCTGCGTCCCGTCTACGAACCCGTCCACGCCGACGACTGGGTCGTCGCCGCGGCGGGCCCGGCCGGGCAGGAGTGGGTGCAGCGGGCCGTCGCCGTGCGTGAGGTGAGCCGCCGCAAGGGCTATCTGCTCGACCCCGCCGACGACAACGTCCTCAGCTTTCTGACACTGCCGCAGCTGCGTGAGCTGATGGTGCAGCACTGGCCGTGCTTCGAGCCGTACTTCGACGACCGGCGCGACGTCGAGCTCGCCCTCGACGAGCTGGAGGTCACGCGGAACGTCGTCTCCCGCAACCGCGCCCTCTCCGAAACGGTCCTCGCCCAGGCCGAGCGCGCCTCCGCCCGCCTCCTGGACATGCTCGGCTCCGGCACCGACACGCCCTCCGCGCGGCGGCTGCCCGTCGACGCCGTCGAGGATCTGGTCGGCGACCGGTACGCGGACGTGGTGGCCGTGCACTCGGACCGGGTGCGGCTCCTGCGCCGGTTCCCCGCGGAGGACATGTTCGGCGGCGCCCGCAGGCTCGACGCCATCGGGATAGGGCTCAACCTCCTCGTGCAGAACTTCTCCGGGCGGCGGCTGGTCCGGCTCGCCGAGTCCGGCTGCCGGACGCGGCTGCTCTTCCTCAATCCGGCCAGCAGCGCGGTCAAGCGCCGGGAACGCGAACTGGGGATAAAGAAGGGTGAGTTGAGCCGGTCCGTCGAGATGAACATCCTGCACATGCGCCGGGTCAGGGCGCGGCTCAAGGACCCTGGCGCGTTCGAGATCCAGGTGTTCGACGAGACGCCGCGCTTCACCGCCTATCTGGTCGACGGGGACGGTGCGGACGGCATCGGTGTCGTCCAGTCGTATCTGCGCAGGACCCGCGGGATGGAGGCGCCGGTGCTCGTGTTGCGGGGCGGCAGCCGGGTGGTCAAGTCGGGCGATCCGGGCGACGGCGGCCTTTTCGCCACATACCGCGAGGAGTTCGAGGTGGCCTGGGCGGACTCGCGCCCGGTGTCCTGACTCCGCCCCCCGGATTGTCAGTGGCGCATGGGATCGTGGTGGTCACTGGGGGAAAGCACCACGAAGAAGGGGGCGGCCATGGGCTGGCACCAGGAGCTGCTGATCGGTTTCGACCTGGAGACGACAGGGACGGATCCGAACGAGGCGCGCATCGTCACCGGCGCGGTCATCGAGGTCAAGGCCGGCGAGACGCTGGGGCGCCGCACCTGGCTCGCGGACCCGGGAGTTCCGATCCCGCCGGACGCGGTGGCCGTGCATGGCATCACGAACGAACGGGCGGCGGCCGAGGGCAGACCCGCCGCCGAGGTCGCGGACGCGCTCGCCGACGTCCTCACGTCGTACTGGCTGTCGGGCGTCCCGGTCGTCGCGTACAACGCGGTCTTCGACCTCAGCCTGCTCTCCGCCGAGCTCCGCAGGCACGGCCTGCCGTCCCTGCGCGACCGGCTCGGCGGCATCGCCCCCGGCCCGGTGATCGACCCGTACACGATCGACCGCACCGTCGACCGCTACCGCAGGGGCAAGCGGAATTTGGAGGCGGTCTGCACGGAGTACGGAGTGCGGCTCGAGTCCGCCCACGACGCCGCGGCCGACGCCCAGGCCGCCGCCCGCCTCGCCTGTGCGATAGCCGACCGCCACCCGAAGGTCGCGTCCCTCGGCCCCGCGGACCTGCACCGCAGCCAGATCGGGTGGTACGCGGAATGGGCGGCGGACTTCCAGGACTTCCTGCGCAGGAAGGGCAACGCGGACGCGGTCGTGGACGGGGTGTGGCCGCTGCGCGCGGAGAGCTGACCGTCCCGATCGGAAAGCCGACGGCTTAGAAGGGGTACCAGCGGACCTCCGCGTCCCCGTCCCTGAGCGACGCCACCCGCCTGCGGAACTCGACGAGCGCCTTGGGGTTGGACGGCGCGTGCTGCGCGACCCACGCGCAGCTGGCCGTCTCGCGCGCGCCGCGCAGCACGGCGCACCCCTCCCACTCCCGCACGTCCCAGCCGTACGTCGACACGAGCCCGTCGTACGCCTCCGGCGCGAGCCCGTACCGGTCGCGGGAGAGCGCCATGACGACCAGGTCGTGCTCCCGCAGGTCGAAGGAGAAGGTCTCCAGGTCCACGAGCACGGGGCCGTCCGGACCGACCAGGACATTGCGGGGCAGCGCGTCCCCGTGGATGGGCCCCGGCGCGAGACGGGGCGTCAGCGCCGCCGCGGCCGCCGCGAACCCGTCCCTGCGCTCGCGCAGATAGTCCGCGTCGGCCGGATCGACCGCGTCACCCGCGAGCCGTAGCCACCGCTCCACGCCACCGAGCAGTTCACGGCGGGGGAGCTCGAAGGAGGGGGAGTCCAGATCGTGCACACGACGGATCAGCGCGGCGAGATCGCGCGGCTCGGCGGGGCGCACCGCCTCCGGCAGCCGGTGCCAGAGCGTCACCGGATGGCCGTCCACCAACCGAGCCTCGGACTCGGCGGCCCGCACGGCAGGGACGCCCGCCTCTTCCAGCCAGCGGGCGACCGCCGTCTCGCGCCGCGCCCTGGCCAGGAGCTCGGGGGCTGCCCGCCCCACCTTGACGACCAGCTCGCCGACGGCGAACACCGCGTTCTCGCCGAGGGCGAGGAGCCGGGCCCCGCCCGTCGGCACCGGCAGATCCGCCGCGTCCAGTACGTCCCGCGCCCGCGCCTCGTCCATCCCGTGCCTCCCGCACCTGTTGCCCCGTTCGCCCGACAGTCTCGCATTCGCACAGGCCAACCGGTCTGCGAGGGCGCGCAGCTGCTTGACGTATCAAGATCACATCAGCACGATGACGGAGGCCGCCGGGGCGGCCGCATCCGCACGAGCCGCCCGAAGGAGCCGATCCCGTGACATTGGCGACCGCAACGAAGCGGTCAGCGAGAGGGAAGCCGGGACGCGGCGTCGCGGACCACGGCGCGTGGTTCCTCGTGCTGCCCGCCCTCATCCCCATTCTCGTCCTCAGCGTCGGACCGCTCCTCTACGGCATCGCGCTGGCCTTCACCGACTCCCAGTCGGGCCGCACCGAACCCACCCAGTGGGTCGGCGCCCTCAACTTCCAGGACCTGCTGCACGACACGCTGTTCTGGGACTCGTTCCGCATCGGCCTGCTCTGGGCGTTCGGCGTCACCGTGCCGCAGTTCTTCCTCGCGCTCGGCCTCGCCCTCCTGCTCAACCAGCCGCTGCGGATGCGCTGGCTCGCGCGGGCGCTGGCGATCATCCCGTGGGCGATGCCCGAGGTCGTCGTCGGCATCATGTGGCGGCTCGTCTACCACCCGGACGCGGGCGTGCTCAACGAAACGCTCTCCGATCTCGGCCTCGGCGACGGCAAGGACTGGCTGACGGGCACGGCCACCGCGCTCTTCGCCGTCATCGTCGTCGGCGTCTGGGCCGGCATGCCGCAGACCACCGTCGCCCTGCTCGCCGGACTGCAGAACACCCCGCGCGAACTGCACGAGGCCGCCGCGATGGACGGCGCGGGCGCCTGGCGTCGGTTCACCACCGTCACCTGGCCCGCGATCAAACCGATCGCCCTCGCCATCACCGCGCTGAACTTCATCTGGAACTTCAACTCGTTCGCCCTGGTCTACGTCCTCACGCAGGGCGGCCCCGGCGGCCGCACCCGCCTCCCCATGCTCTTCGCCTACGAAGAGGCGTTCCGCTACGGCCAGTTCGGCTACGCGGCGGCCATGGGCTGCGTGATGGTCGCGGTGATCTCCGTCATCCTGTCCGTCTACCTCGTGGGCCGACTGAAGGGAGGCGACGAGGCATGATGCGCACGACAAAGCCGGCGCGCGCCGCACAGTACGTGGCGCTCGCCGCCTACCTCGTCTTCCTCGCCTTCCCGTTCCTCTGGCTGATCTCCACGGCGTTCAAGCCCGCGCGGGAACTGGGCAGCCTGCACCCCACCTGGATCCCCAAGGACCCGACCCTGGACAACTTCCGCCAGGCCTTCGACGAGCAGCCGCTCCTGCGGGCCGCGGGCAACTCCCTGATCGCGGCGCTCAGCGCGGCCCTGATCGCGGTCGTCATCGCGACACCGATGGCGTACGTCATGGCCAGGCACCGCAACCGCGTCGCGAAGGCGGCCACCGGCTGGGTGGTGATCAGCCAGGCGTTCCCGTTCGTCCTGATCATCATCCCGCTGTTCCTGATCCTGAAGAACCTGCACCTGATCAACTCGCTGCTCGGCCTGATCATGGTCTACGTGGTGTGGTCGCTGCCGTTCGCGCTGTGGATGCTCGTCGGGTACGTCCGCGCGGTCCCGACCGAGCTGGAGGAGGCCGCAGCGGTGGACGGCGCGAGCAAGGTGCGCACCTTCGTCTCGGTCGTCGCGCCGCTGCTCGCCCCCGGCATCGTGGCCACCGCGATGTTCGCCTTCATCACCGCATGGAACGAGTTCTTCTTCGCGCTCGTCCTGCTCAAGACCCCGGAGAAGCAGACGTTGCCGGTCATCCTCAACCGCTTCATCGGCACGGAGGGCGTCGCCGACCTCGGGCCGCTCGCAGCGGCGGCGTTCCTCGCGACCATCCCCTCGCTCGTCATCTTCGCGATCATCCAGAAGCGGATCACGGGCGGCATGCTGGCGGGGGCGGTGAAGGCCTGATGCGCAGGGCACCGCGCATGGCATCGCGCAGGGCACCTCGCCTGGGAGCCGCCGTCGCCGCGCTCACGCTGCTGCTCGCCGGATGCAGCGGTGACTCCGGGGACGACGACGGGAAGATCACCCTCCAGTTCCAGTCCCTGGCGTGGCAGAAGGAATCCGTCGACGCCAACAAGGCGCTCGTCGAGGAGTGGAACGCCACCCACCCGGACGTGCGTGTCGAGTACATCCAGGGCAGCTGGGACAGCGTCCACGACCAGCTGCTCACCTCCTTCGAGGGCGGCGAGGCGCCGGACATCATCCACGACGCCTCGGACGACCTCGCGGACTTCGCGTACGGCGGGTATCTCGCGGACATCGGCGACCTCCTGCCCGAGCGCCTCAAGGCGGACATCCCGCAGCGCAGCTGGGAGACGGCGACCTTCGACGGGAAGATCTACGGAGTGCCGTTCCTCCAGGAGCCGCGCGTCCTGATCGCCAACTCCAAGTGGCTGAAGAAGTCGGGGGTGCGCGTCCCGACGCCCGGGAAGCCGTGGAGCTGGCCGGAGTTCCGGAAGATCACCAAGGAGCTCGGCGACGGCACGGACGGGAAGTACGGCGTCGCCTGGCCTCTCAAGGAGCCGGTCTCGGCCACGCTCAACCTCTCCCTGTCGACCGGCGGGAAGATGTTCCACCGGGGCGCGGACGGCAAGGTCGACGTCCGCTTCGACGCGCCCGACCAGGTCATGCCACGCACGGTCCACGACCAGGTCAACGTCGACAAGAGCGCGTCCGGCAGCACCCTCGGCATGGGCGGCTCCGACACCCTGCCCGGCTTCTTCGGCGGCAAGTACGCGATGGTCCCGCTCGGCTTCTCGTACCGCCAGCAGATCGTCCAGCAGGCGCCGAAGGGCTTCGAGTGGCAGGTGCTGCCCGCCCCGGCGGGCGAGGAGGGGCTCGCGCAGGGCGTCAGCCCGCAGACCCTGTCCGTCTCTGAGGACAGCGCCCACAAGAAGGAGGCGGCCGAGTTCATCGACTTCTTCCTCCAGCCGAAGAACATGGTGAAGCTCGCGCGCGGCGACTGGATGCTGCCGACGGGCGAGGAAGCGCTGCAGGACCCCGCCCTGCGCACGGAGAAGAACGGCTGGTCCGCGGGCACGGCCCTCTCCGAGGACCTGCGGCCGGCGCCCGCCCAGTCCGTGCGCGGCTACCCCGAGTGGAAGGACAAGGTCGCCACCCCGGCGCTCCAGGAGTACTACAGCGGGGCGATCGACCTCGACGAACTGGAGAAGCGGCTGGTGAAGGACGGGAACCTGGTGCTGGCGCGGTACCAGCGCTGAAGGTCTGGGGGCGGGGGTGTCACAGCCCCGCGCCGGGCTGTCCCGCGCCGGACTGTCCCGCCCGTACAAGGCCCGACTCGTACGCCGCGATGACCGCCTGCGCGCGGTCGCGGACGCCGAGCTTGGCGAAGATGCCGGTGGCGTGGTTCTTCACGGTCTGGACGCCGATCGCCATCTGCTGTGCGATCTCGGCGTTGTCGAGGCCCGCGGCGATCAGCCGCAGCACCTCCACCTCGCGTGGCGTGAGCCCGGAGAGGTCGGCGCCGGGCGGGGCGGGCGCCGGGGCCGGGGCCACGAATGTGGCGAGCAGCCGGGTCAGGAGCCGGGGCGCGACGACGGCCTCGCCGCGGTGGACGGTGCGCAGCGCGGCCACGAGTTCCTCGGGGGAGACGTCCTTGGGCAGGAACCCCGACGCGCCCGCCCGCAGGGCGCCGACCACGTGCTCGTCCATGTCGAAGGTGCTGAGCGCGAGGACCCGGCACCCGGGCAGCTCGGCGCTCAGCCGCTCGGTGGCCCTGACCCCGTCGAGCACCGGCATGCGGATGTCCATCAGGACGACGTCCGGGCGGAGTTCGTGGGCCGCGGCGACGGCCTGCGCACCGTCGTCCACCTCGCCGATGACCTCGATGGCGGGGTCCGAACGCAGGATGAGGGAGAGACCTCGGCGTACCAGGGGCTGGTCGTCGGCGATGAGCACGGTGATCCGCTCGGGCGACATGGCAGAGGTCATCGGGGCGTCTCGTCTTTCTCGTCGTTCGAGTCGAGTTCGTACGTATCCGCGGGCAGCGGCACTTCCGCGGTCACCGCGAAGCCGCCTTCCGGACGGTTGCCCACGTGCAGGGAACCGTCGTGGAGGGCGATGCGTTCCCGCATGCCGAGGAGACCGTATCCGCCTCCGGTGCGGTTCGTGCCGGGGTCCCCGCCGCCCGCGCCGTCGTCGGTCACCTCGACGGCGACCCGGTCCGGGAGGTAGGTGAGCCGGACCGTCGCGCGGGCGGGCCCCGCGTGCTTGCGGGCGTTGGTGAGGGCTTCCTGGACGATGCGGTAGAGCGTGAGGCCGACGGTCATCGGCAGCGGCCGGGGCCGCCCGGTGACGTGGAGTTCGACCGGCAGACCCGCCGCGACCGAGTCGGCGACGAGCCGCTCGATGTCGTTCACCCCGGGCTGAGGTTCCGACGGCGTCTCGTCCGGAGTCTCGGTGCTGCGCAGGACGCCGAGGAGCTGCCGCATCTCGTGCAGGGCCGTGCGGCCCGACTCCTCCAGGGTCACCAGCGCCTCACGGGCCGTCTCCGGATCGCGGTCCAGGGTCGACCTGGCACCGCCGGACATCAGGTACATGGTGGTGATGTGGTGGGCGACGATGTCGTGCAGCTCCCGCGCGATGCGGCGCCGTTCCTCCGTCACCGCCCGGTCGGCGAGTAGCCTGCGGTTGATGTCCAGCTGCTGCTTCCACTGCCGCACGGCCAGACCTATGGCGACGAGCAGGCAGGGCGTGACCACCACGTCGGTGATGCCGATCCCCAGGACAGCCTGGTCGGTGTTCAGGTACCGCAGGACCTGCACGGGCGCGGCGGCGACGACGGAGAGCGCGACGGCCCGCCGCTCGCTGTACCGGGCGACGGTGTAGAGGGCCACCGACACGGCGGCGCCGTAACTGTTGGACATGGCCACACCCGGGTCCACGACGAGCCCCGTGTTGACGGCCAGCTGCACGCCGAGGACCGCGCCGAGCACGGGCACCGGGTGCTGACGCCGGAAGAGCAGCGGGACCACGGCGAGGCAGATCAGCAGGACGCCCGGGACGGTGACGCGCGCGCCGGTCCCCTCCTCGCCGGGCGCGAGATAGGACAGTACGTCGAGCGTCACCGCGGCAACGGCGAGGACCACGCCGCCCACGGTCGGCCGCGCGCTCTCCGCGGGCGGTACCGGAGGGAAGAAGTCGCGTCCCATCCGGGCGCCTCCACATATGCACTCATCGAACCGGCTGATCCGGGTCGTCTCTCTTCCGCACCATTACATCCCGGTCCGCCGGGCGGTGAATCGGCGCGGGGGCGGTTCTTGTGCCCAGTACCGGAGTACTGGGTGCGGCGGAACGCCGGACCCGGGTCCCGGGTGCGTCCCCTTCCCGCGGCCGACGTGTTCAACGGGCCCGGCGTGATGACCTTTTGGCATGATCCGCAAGCTGACCTCTTTCTCCACCCGACATCGATGGATGACGGTCGTCCTATGGACCGTTCTCGGGACGGCGCTCACTTTCGTGGGCGGCGCGATGATGTACGACGTCACCGATTCCCAGGCGGGTGACTTCCTGCCCAAGAAGTACGACTCGGCCGTGGCGCTGCGCATCGCGGAGGAGGATTTCGGCACCAAGCCCGACCCCAACGCGCTGACCGTGCTTGTCGCCAGGGACGACGGCGGGAAGCTGACCCCCGCCGACCAGCGGCACATCACCGGCACGGCGGCCGACCTGGGCCGGGAGCGGGTCGTCGGACCGAAGCCCGAGCCGCTGATGAAGGACCACTCGCAGACCCCGCGGGTGTCGCCGGGCGCCGTGGCACCGGACAAGAGTTTCCGGCTCCTCACGGTGTCGCTCGACGGAAATCCGAATGACCCGGGCCTGCAGAAGGTCTACAAGGAATTCCGCGACCACGCGGAGGACGCATTCGCCAAGGAGGACCTGCGCGTCGGATTCACCGGCGGAATCGCCTCGACGGTCGACGACGTGGACGCCGAGGAAACCACCGGGAAAGTCGTCTCGGCCCTGACGATGGGCCTCATCGTCCTTCTGAACGTGCTGGTGTTCCGCAGCGTGGCGGCCGCGATCGTGCCGCTGATCGCGGTGGGCCTGATCGGCGGTGTGGCCTCGGGAGCCGTGGTCGGTGCGGCGAAACTCTTCGGGATCGACCTCGACGCGTCCACGCCCTCACTGATCAGCGTCGTGCTCCTGGGAATCGGCATCGACTACTTCCTCTTCCTGATGTTCCGGTTCAGGGAACAGCTGCGGAACCGTCCCGACCAGGACGCCCGGGAGGCCGCGGCCGAGACGACCGGGCGGGTGGGCAGTGCGATCACGTCCGCGGCCCTGACGATCGTGGCGGCCTTCGCGACGCTGGGTCTCGCCAGCTTCGGCCAGTTCCGGGTCCTCGGGCCCGCGATCGCGATCTCCGTGCTCGTGATGCTCCTCGCGAGCCTCACCCTGATGCCCGCCCTCCTCGCCGTGTTCGGACGCGGCATGTTCTGGCCCGCCCGCGCCTGGAAGAAGGAGCACACCGGCGGGATCGCCGCCCGCCTGGGCCACGCCGTGAGCAGCCGACCGCTGCGGTACGCCCTGGGCAGCCTGGTGCTGCTCGGCGCGCTCGGCGCCGGTGCCGTCGGCATCAAGATGAGCTACGACCAGCAGGGACTGCACGAGACCGCCGCCGTGCGGACCGCCGAGCAGATCTCCCGCAGCCTCCCCGCGGGGGTCTCCGACCCGCACACCGTCTACGTACGGAGCACGAACGGCACCGCCATCAAGGCGGGGGCACTCGACGACATGACCCGTTCCCTGGGCAAGGCCGAGGGGGTCGGCGAGGTCGGCAAGCCCGTCCTGAACAAGGACCGGACGGCCGCGCGGGTCGACCTGTTCCTGAGCGTCAAGTCCGATACGCAGAAGGCCCGCGACCTGGTCTCGGGACCGGTCAGGGAGACGGCCGCGCGCACGGCCCCCGAGGGCACCAAGGCGTACGTCACGGGAACGGCGGCCGTCTTCGCCGACATCGCGACGGCCGTGGAGAAGGACCTGCGGCTGGTGTTCCCGGTCGCGGCCCTGCTCATCGCGGTCATCCTCTTCCTGCTGCTGCGCTCCCTGCTCGCACCCGTCGTCCTGATGATCGCCGTGGGGCTCGGCTTCGTGGCCACGCTCGGCGCGAGCACCCTGCTCTTCCAGCATGGACTCGACCGGCCCGGGGTGTCGTTCACCCTGCCCCTCGTCCTTTTCCTCTTCGTCGTCGCCCTCGGCACCGACTACAACATCCTGATCACCGACCGGATCAGGGAGGAGATGGAGAAGCCGGTCTCGGCCCGGCACGCGGTCGCCGAGGCGGTACGGCACACCGCGCCCGCCATCGCCACGGCCGGCGTCGTGCTCGCCGGATCCTTCGCCAGCCTCGCCGCGAGCCCCGCGACACAGGAGATCGGCTTCGCCACGGGCCTCGGCATCCTCCTCTCCTCGCTGGTGCTCTCCCTCGTCCTGGTCCCCGCGCTGGCCGCGCTCCTCGGCCGCGGACTGTGGTGGCCCCGCAGGTCACGCCGGGCGCCGGAACAGCAGCACCATCCCTACCCCGTGAACCACCAGCAGCCGTACGCGACCACCCCGGCGCGTTTCGCACAGCACGCACAGCACGCACAGCACGATCAGCAAGGACGCATATGAACACCGCACCTGGCACCACCCGCACCGCCCTGTCCGCCTTCGCCGCCACCCTCGCCGTCGCCGCCGCGGTGACGGGCTGCGCGACGAGCGCGGCCGACTCCCCGACAAAGGCGGGTGCACAGGCGAACACGTCGGCCGACAACGCCGCGTACACCGCCACCCTCAAGGGACTCGACCGCTACTACCACCAGCGCCTGGACTGGGGGCCCTGCAAGGACCCCGAGCTGACCAAGACCGGCACGCAGTGCGCGAAGGTCACCGTCCCGCTCGACTACGCCGCACCGAAGGGCTCCACCCTCTCCCTCACGGTCTCGCGCATGAAGGCCACCGGCTCCGACCGCGAGCGCCGCGGCATCATCCAGACCAACCCGGGCGGCCCCGGCGGCCACGGGCTCGGGATGCCCGCGCAGCTGCGGGCCAAGATGACGCCGCGGGTGGCGGCCGCGTACGACGTCATCGGGATGGACACCCGCGGCCTCGGGGAGAGTTCGGCGCTCGACTGCGGCCTCGACAGCATCTCCTGGTTCCGGGGCGCGGGCTTCGACCGTGCCTCGTTCGACCGGGTGGCGAAGAAGTCGGCCGACGACGCGC from the Streptomyces venezuelae genome contains:
- a CDS encoding copper amine oxidase, which encodes MHVNRLSRARKRATMALAVSALVGGAVTVAGPATAAPRAPQAPTAAADCSDAYKIEQTVDGGTTWRMCWHYNTLSGLILDKISYQPKGEAKPIPVLTSARLAQVHVPYDDGQAEYDDVTGTDFGQALQNLNPGECPGGTIKTVKVPHRGDVKGLCATTRARGHAYRLNDDASTGGTGKTYTGQGKDLLVYTVNKASWYEYITEWRFSSDGTITSNVGATGSLSPYDYDGGDDRGWPIGKGDQAKAESHAHNVFWRLNFGLDGSPKAKVEQYDSKVTPPTGDGSPTTKTTRTKVTKELAGDRKDMRWWRVVSNTGKNKDGHPRSYEIVPGPSNKHAGREFTKHDVYFTQYKKCEQYASNNIGCPNGTPDSVDKWVNGQAMDHPVTWVHIGFHHIARDEDQQPMPVHWQGFSLAARDVTAMSPLTPQDLANQNGQPPLGG
- a CDS encoding 3'-5' exonuclease produces the protein MGWHQELLIGFDLETTGTDPNEARIVTGAVIEVKAGETLGRRTWLADPGVPIPPDAVAVHGITNERAAAEGRPAAEVADALADVLTSYWLSGVPVVAYNAVFDLSLLSAELRRHGLPSLRDRLGGIAPGPVIDPYTIDRTVDRYRRGKRNLEAVCTEYGVRLESAHDAAADAQAAARLACAIADRHPKVASLGPADLHRSQIGWYAEWAADFQDFLRRKGNADAVVDGVWPLRAES
- a CDS encoding SAV2148 family HEPN domain-containing protein; this translates as MSSGGRELPPGDEGHEGSSADVPPGAVSLARPMEMESQIGPELDWDADAWREVRTRAQRAGRAYIWLNLVEQRLRAVVAAVLRPVYEPVHADDWVVAAAGPAGQEWVQRAVAVREVSRRKGYLLDPADDNVLSFLTLPQLRELMVQHWPCFEPYFDDRRDVELALDELEVTRNVVSRNRALSETVLAQAERASARLLDMLGSGTDTPSARRLPVDAVEDLVGDRYADVVAVHSDRVRLLRRFPAEDMFGGARRLDAIGIGLNLLVQNFSGRRLVRLAESGCRTRLLFLNPASSAVKRRERELGIKKGELSRSVEMNILHMRRVRARLKDPGAFEIQVFDETPRFTAYLVDGDGADGIGVVQSYLRRTRGMEAPVLVLRGGSRVVKSGDPGDGGLFATYREEFEVAWADSRPVS
- a CDS encoding phosphotransferase enzyme family protein, encoding MDEARARDVLDAADLPVPTGGARLLALGENAVFAVGELVVKVGRAAPELLARARRETAVARWLEEAGVPAVRAAESEARLVDGHPVTLWHRLPEAVRPAEPRDLAALIRRVHDLDSPSFELPRRELLGGVERWLRLAGDAVDPADADYLRERRDGFAAAAAALTPRLAPGPIHGDALPRNVLVGPDGPVLVDLETFSFDLREHDLVVMALSRDRYGLAPEAYDGLVSTYGWDVREWEGCAVLRGARETASCAWVAQHAPSNPKALVEFRRRVASLRDGDAEVRWYPF
- a CDS encoding Tat pathway signal sequence domain protein → MAGTTVAVAAAAVLVGVNLSGSEAGGSGDRQANAAAAQQDAVAKDGVVEAAPEEGAKGVGSDPLTDEEIERAEKASVSGPLRSSARDVEGDRGPQLLSTNLSEPDPNGGDAPRSAEVVYYDYKKDTVITKTVNLETGKVADTVTTKNVQPPPSQEELAEGARLLIADPLGKGLKKDFKHATGKALTGPDQLQLSGMVFRKETVKRVPSSLGDCGKNRCLQVVTKVKSGPWIDTRALVVDLSTRTVGRLG
- a CDS encoding carbohydrate ABC transporter permease, producing MTLATATKRSARGKPGRGVADHGAWFLVLPALIPILVLSVGPLLYGIALAFTDSQSGRTEPTQWVGALNFQDLLHDTLFWDSFRIGLLWAFGVTVPQFFLALGLALLLNQPLRMRWLARALAIIPWAMPEVVVGIMWRLVYHPDAGVLNETLSDLGLGDGKDWLTGTATALFAVIVVGVWAGMPQTTVALLAGLQNTPRELHEAAAMDGAGAWRRFTTVTWPAIKPIALAITALNFIWNFNSFALVYVLTQGGPGGRTRLPMLFAYEEAFRYGQFGYAAAMGCVMVAVISVILSVYLVGRLKGGDEA